Part of the Peromyscus maniculatus bairdii isolate BWxNUB_F1_BW_parent chromosome 23, HU_Pman_BW_mat_3.1, whole genome shotgun sequence genome is shown below.
AAAACCGCACATTTCGGACTAACCTAGTAGTTTCATATGTCATTAGATACGtacttaaaagagaaattagAATACTGTCCAATGGCATTAAGAGAGTAGGACCTGGAGTTGGCccgctgggaagatggctcagtggttaagagcactgtctgctcttccagaggacccaggttcagttcccagcacccacatggcagcttgctaCCCTTTGTAACACCAGCTCTCAGAGATCCACTCTTttggtgggcaccaggcatgtacatggtgtatcgatatacatgcaagaaaaacacccatatatataaaataaggagTTCTGAAAAAGAATAGGGCAATATTTATTAATACAACTGCCTTTAGAGTATTTCTGAGGGAAGCAAGCAAGTACTAAGTTCTGCATAGATAAGTAATGTGTCAGGTTCATTGTTAAgtaacttattttaaattttgtgatttaaaaaatttaatcaatTAATGGATGGATGTTtttgaggctgaccttgaacttaaggCAATCCTCCTGTTGAGGTTCCTAAATGCTGGTATTATGGCTATCAAATATCAAACCCGGCAGTACTAAGCACAACTGTGTCTTTACAATTCTTGTGAGAGGTAGTAACTACACTTTACAAAGAGGGACACAGGCTCACAGAAATGAGTGACATGAGGGGACTGTAACTAAGCAGTAGCCAGAACTCAGGAAGTCACAGCGCTAGTCTAGAAACCAGCTCCTAACTGCCACACACGGGAAATGGTAACATTACACCAGCTTTGTGGAAAGTCAAACTTCTTAGCATAATTTCTCAACTGTAACTACTAGCAATCTCTGAAAATACACTAAAGATCCTTAAAATACGACCTGTTGGTACAGACTTATAGATATCAAGTGCAAATCCACTGTCCTCCAAActctacagagagaaaaaaaggtcTTTATAAACACTGTAGCCCATGAGACGACCGAGGCCAGAACCCTTGAGCCCAGACCAGTGAGAGCACAGTAGAAGTGAATCCTTACCAACTGCACCATCCTCCACGCCTCTTCTTTTCCTAGTTCTCAGACTTAACAGAGCCTCGTTCTGGGGGCAGGTAAGCAGAGAGAATCTGGCATGACTTGGTTCAGAATCCGTCAGCTCATCATCTTCCATAAAAGCTTTGGCGATCTCCACTGCTTCTGTTTCAAAACAGTTCTCTGGCTCTTTAGCAGAAGTAGAGCTGACCGGAACACCACAAAAAGCTCCCATTTGactggtttctgtttttatgttctGAGGGAAGGTTTGATCTTTTTCCAGGAGATAAGCCTTCTTAAGGGACACTCTGGTTCCTAACGCCGACTGTGTGTCTTGCTTAAACTGAGAGAGTTGGGGAGACACTTCAACAGAATGAGTATTGCCTAAAGAAGCACTTTCTTCATAGTTATTTGGGAAACTGAATGTATCATTGCAGGTTTTCTGCAACTTAGAGTTTACAGGGTATTCTGGGGTTCTCTTTCCAACACAAGGCTGAGGAAGTATTTTTGATACATCTGCAGAAGTAGGTGGATGCTGGAGAGTATGTTCAGTCCTGATCAAATCAAATTCCTCTAACATTCCCTTAACTTTGTGTAAGGCACTTTCTGAAACTGTGACCCGCTTTCCACCGGCTGTACTAAATCCAGAGAAGACAGATGAACTGGCATTGCTTGGGAAGGGTTTTGGGAGTGACGATACAGCCTCGGGGGGATGCACCACggagttttctcttttcccagaGTGGTCCAGAGACCCCATGGAAGGTGGCTGCTCAGCACCACCATCCACCTTGGAGAACACTTGTCTCGCCTTTTCTAATGAAGCATTTGATACCTGTACAGTTTTTCCACTTGCGGTGCTAAAAACCCCACAACTGCCTGAAGCACAGGCTGCCCAGGGGAGCTCCCTTACAGATTTACACCTATCCCAAGCTCCCAAATTAACAGGAGGTATCTGAGCTCTCTCCAGTCCACACACACTTTGCTTATGCTGTAAAATTTGTTCATTTTGGGTACAAACAAAAGTCTTAGGTGAGTCATCATCTAAAGAACTAGAACATATAAAATCCTCTGAATTATCCAATGCTTTAGGACAGCTTGTCTGGCAAGAATCTGGTTTACTCTTTGTggtttgtttaaatgttttattgcAGTTATCTGTGAGTGTATCTTCCACTGTTTTTACGGTTTCTTTCGAATGAGCTGTAACGACCACAGGTGGGCTTAGCTTACAGCTCCTTGAATCTGGAGGAGCCCAGTCAATGGCTGCATTTTTATTTGCACATGGTGAAGAGTCAGTCTCACGTTTCTGAACACAGATGTCTTCATTTacagtgtgtgggtgtgtacctACTTCTTTTGTAGCGGACACGCTGGGGAAAGTGGCATTGTCTTCAGCTCTCTTCATGTCTGGCTGAGCATCACAATCAACGCTGTTTTTTGAGAAATATCCCGAGTCGTTACGCCTGTTATCACAATGACAAAAACTAGAATGGGCTGGACAGCTGTGACACACGCTCGGGTCACCAAAGAGAGCTGACGGTCGATTTTCAGAGACACGATTTGTACCAACTTCATTTCTGATGCTGTCGAGGGGATGCTCACACAAGGCATTTCCAACACGGCCTTCAGTGTGTCCCTTTACACATTCAACTCCGGcagcatttcttttttcaggcTTATCACCCAGGCCTTCTCTGAGCCCTTTTCTGCCTTTGGCTAGAGAAGACTCAGTGACACCAGTTTCTCCACCGTGTCCTGTGTCACATGCCAGCACAGCATCCTGTGCCGAGTGGGACGACCGACTCACGCAGCAGGTTGTAGGACCTTGTTCTGCTTCACTGTCTGTGTTTCCATGAGCCTCAGCGTTAGAAGAGGTCCCATCTGATGTTCTGAGATGTGCAGTCTGCCCACACAGATGATCACTCTGCGTGGGTAGCACTACAGCCTCCTTAGAGACAGAGCTCTCCTCCTGCATTTCTTCACACTTTGAGGCAGGTATTTCAATTCTCTCACATGCTAATGCAAGCCCTTCTTTGGAGTTCTCTCTGTCCTTCAAGGGTTTTGATCCTTGATGACTAAAACTGGTGGTTTCCCTACCATACTGTGTCTCATCAAAAAGGTTTTTCACTTTGTCCAAAGATTCTTGTGTAATTCTGACTTTTTTCCCACTAGCTGTATGAAAACCCAATGGAGTAGGTTCTCTGATACTTTCTAGTTCACATTCAGGATGCTGCTGGAGAGTCGGTAGTTGACTGACAGTCCCAACTGGGAAACGCTCTTCAAATATTGGTAGTTTTTTAATACTGGTAGTTTCCTTGGGACATGAAAtgtccattttgtttttatttttgccacaatgaaatttAGAATTCAAAGAGTCTGAAAAGATGATCaattcttctgtttcttgattaaaaatattCAGACTTTTATTTAATGACTCCTCGGAGACTCTGATATTTTTCCCACTTGCAGTCTGGAAGGATATATTAAAATCTTTTATACTCTGTTCCCTCTTACCTGGAGGTAATTGTTCTTTATCTGAAGACTGAATATAGCATGTTTCCTCGGCTTTCATGGCTTCCAAACATGTTAAATCTGATACACATTCCTTAATTTGAGTGCTTGCCTCCCTCACATACTGGGTACAGGACTCGGGATCCTTACTGCACTGATCATCAGCAGCTCGTGGTAAGTCCCTGTCATCTTCATGAACTGTGCCACCTGTGCTGGATTTCCTACCCTCAGAGCGCTCTACTTTATAAACACTTCTCTGAGAACCAGGAGAGCTCTTATCTGCACATTTTGTATTTCCTGCATCATTTTCAGGATTTTTGTCAACAAAGATACCAGGAGTCATTTCAGCATTATTTTGTAATGTCACTTGGCACTTACTAGTCTTCCCATCAAAACTTTTAtcactgttttgtttctttatcttgAACGGTGACGCAACGGAATCATGACGTGCACTTGAAGAGAAAGCTCTGGGGTCTGCTTTGGCAGAGGTCTCCTCACTAACATCTTCAATGTCACGGAACAGGTTCACAGCTTTCTGCAGAGCCTCACTAGACACACTAAGCTTTGTGCCCCGAGCAGACTGAAATCCCCCACACGCCATTTCATTTACATTCGTTAAGAAACGAGAGGTACTCTTGTTACAACTGCCTTTCAACAGGCAAGGGAAGCTTTGTCTACCTCCAACAGAACCTCCACATTTCCTGCTGGGATCTGTCTGACctacagaggaggagaaggaggaggaagaggaggaggagggagccccTGTGAGATGAAGATCAATATCTTCCCACTCCTCAGAAGCCGTTTGCATGGCAACCATCTGGTTTCCAGGCACTTCAGGTGTATTATTCTGTGCTACATGGCTTGGCTTTCTGAACTGTGTGAATTCAAACTGACTTCCTGATTCTTCCAAGATAGTAGAAAGTTCTGTAATTTCTGCCTTTTGGCTGGGCGTTAAATTGTGATTCGAATGGAAATCTTGCTTTGAAGATAACACCTGAGGTGATGTGTGAGTATCTTCACCAGAACCAGATGCCCGACTCTGAGAATGTGCAGACACAGCAGTAACTGGCTGCAGATCTAACGTGGAAGGTTCACTCAGTCTCTTCTGGTTGGCTAATGGTGCGGCATTAATGTCAACACAAGCTAAACTAGTGGGATACTGCTCTTCAATGTCTTTGAAGAACATTTTGCTTTTCTTGATATTATGTTctgaaagttttatttctttattggaAGCTGTTCTGAAGCTACCTCCAAAATTATGGCTAAGAACTGGATCCAAGAATCCTGACCATTTGTCTGTATCCCCATCGGTCCCATCTGATTTCACACCCAGTGAGGAATTCAACTTTACATCCTTGTCTGCGGTTCCTTTCCGACGCTGCTCTGTGGCATTTCTGCTCTTCTGTGAACAAGCATGGACCAgagctgaggaagctgaggctttTGTGATCAAGGCACGGACTGTTTGCTCATCACCCATGTCTCCGTCTGCTGCTGTGGGAGCGCTCTTGAGATCAGGCCCGTTTGATTGGCTGAGGTCTTCTCCCTGCAGTCCCACGGTCCTTCCTAAAGCAGTCTTATTACTTTCTTGAGTTACCTGAAAGGCAAAACTACTCTCACTGTCTGGGGAAAGTTCAGAACTTATATTGACTGCTACTTCTGCAACAAAAAGCGTTTCTTCTCGGTCCTTATTTATGACTGCCAGATTTGTATTCTGACTGAACTGAGACTTCACTGGAGGGGACGCTTCTGTTACATGTTTTCCAGGTGGCAGAAGCCCTGGGGTTTTACAATGTTCACGTAGGACGCATATTTTATTGTCCCCCGAGGGAATGTGTCTGCTTAAGTCACTACCGTCTTTACAATTCTCACACCGCAGCTTCTCTGGCACGTCCCACGACACTCTTCCTCCGGAAACCACAACTGGCTGGGACAGGGGCACCTTCAAGCTGGGCGCTCCTTTAAGAGAACTTGTGCTGCTGCGGCCACCGGCAGGGTCTTCCTGTAATGCAGAGCTGATGCCGCTGGGCTGCACTGCTGCCGCACCTGCCGCACCTGCTGCACCTGCTGCAGGACGACATGCTGACACCAGGACGCTTtcttttccctctgaaacttctggGCTCTTCTGATCATCTTCACACTGGTTTTCTGGCACGCACGGCAGACAATCAGTTTCCAGGGCTGTACATGGCCGCAGCTTTTCTCCACTGACTACTGTGGCTTTGCCATTGAGATCCTGAGACATCAACGCATTAGTGTAACTGCTTTCTGTATCGGAAGCAGTCACAAAAGAGTGGGTCAAGGACGAAGATGGCTCTTCAGGATCATCCTGCAAACAGCTCCCTTTGACAGAAGAACCTGATAAACCTAAACGTAAGAACACAGAGTGACAGAACGGGTTAAAGACCTACTAATGGCACACACTCAATGCTTCTGCCATGTTAAAGTGTTTAAAGTAAGAAGCACGGGATGAGCAAGAGCCATCAACAGACTCGACACAGAAGCCCACAGTCACCATTTTGAAGTTACTGAGTTTCTAGATGAAGGGCTGAGAGGcttgctcagtcagtaaagtgcctgccgtGCAGACCCACaggtacccacataaaaagcggGGTGTGGCAGTGTGTACCTGTCAAGCCCAGTGCTGTAGGgtggggaacagaggcaggcaggtccctggagtGCAAACAGCTCTCCAGTCCTCTAGACCACCAGCCCATCCACCAAGCCACTTACATTTTCTCATACGGAGATAAAACTGACTCTGGGTGGTGGGCGGGAGGGGTGGAGTGGAGGCAACAGATCTCCCTTATGTTCCCCAGGCTGTCCaatgaccctcctgcttcagctctcCAAGTGAACACCATTTTTAGTTATCcaatttgtatataataaatacttCTAAGCAGGAGCTCAGTGGTCAGGTTCCTAACGTATATGGAGCCATGAAGCAGGACACAGAGGTGCATGTCTGTGGTCCCAACTCCTTGGGagcctaaggcaggaggattagccAAGCTCAAAGCCAGCAGAGAGCACAAAACGGGGACGGACGGcacgatggctcagtgggtagaggcgtCTGCCAcaaagcctgaggacccgaggaCCCACGTGGTAGGTCACACAAGTTCTCCACTGACCTCCATCCATGCACCCGTGCCCTGCATATGCCCCACACATATACACGATAATACTAAAACAGACGAAGCTAACGGTACACACAGGGCAAAAGGATCCAACAAGCTTGATCGACACTCTGCCAACCCCTGAACCCAAAGTCTCAACCATAACGTATATAAGAAAGTCTGAGAAAAACACGAGGCCTACGAGACCGCAGAGAGAAagcaggtgctgtggatattgctctatataaataaaacactgatggccagtgaccaggcaggaagtaggttgccaggcaggaagtaggtggacaaggagagaggagaattctgggaagcgggaggctgagggggaagacactgccagccgccgccatgataagccgcatgtaaagactctggtaagccaccagccacgtggcaaggtatagatttatggaaatggattaatttaagctataagaacagttagcaagaagcctgccatggccatacagtttgtaagctatataagtctttgtgtttccttggttgggtctgagcggctgtgggactggcgggtgacaaagatttgtcctgactgtgggcaaggcaggaaaactctagctacaagcaggtatttctttaaaaacacttGAAAAATCACACATTCAAATGAGAGAACTTAACCTCATCCATAAAACTGTACACACGCTAGAAGAAGAACAGAGGAGTACCTGAATCCGCATTTGTAAATGTGAATGGCGCTTCCAACGCACTTGCTTCGAACGGAGCTGAAGGGGTAGTGAGCTCTGCCTGTCCGCCTGCCTGCACTGCTTTTCCTTGATGAGACGCACCATCGCTTACAGAGTAAATAAACCTCCTCCTTTTACTTTTTAGAGTGGATATTAAGCCCGAGTTTTTCACAGCTGCAGACGTGTTAGTGAGAGGCGTTGGCCAGCTCCCGGTGTCCACCGAACCAGAACACAAAGAATCCTCTCTCTCTgagcagcacacagcacacagtccCCGGCCACCTGCAGAGGCTCTGGGTTCTTCTGTACAGGCCGAGCTGGCCGCACTCTCTGAGAAAACCGTGCCCAGAGACTGGTCAAGAGGCTCTCTCATCTGGAATACCGACTTCCCGATGCTCTGGAAGAGGCAGGCTGCTTGACCAGTTCCAGACTCTGCCTGCTCCCCTGCAATGCGGTCCTCCTGTATTTCCAGGCCCTGTCCgtgttcctctcctcccagagttTTCTCACTGAACATCTTTTCTGGTTCCGGAAAATTAGAAATAGGAGGCAGAGAGTTTTCTGAAGTAAAAGAGCCAATACCTTCTTTCTTCATATCTGTGAAGTCTTTTTCTGAACTACTTTGGTTACAAGAAGAAATGGGAAGTGGAGGATTTTCTCCCGGCTGGGTTGCAGTTAGCCcggagagggctagctga
Proteins encoded:
- the Brca2 gene encoding breast cancer type 2 susceptibility protein isoform X2 translates to MTSLPSIGDYSVERMPIEYRRRPTFFEIFQARCRTADLGPISLNWFEELSSEAPPYNFEPPEEYEYKPHNYEPQLFKTPQRKTSYHQLASTPIIFKDQGQTLPLDQSPFRELGKIVASSKHKNHRRTKARMEPVGDVASPPLRSCLSESPLPLRCTQLVPPREKPVERGSLFSTPKIEEAQTPKPISESLGVEVDPDMSWSSSLATPPTLTSTVLIARDEEARGTVFPEDSPAVLKSYFSNRNESLKKNDRSVPSDSQNKTQGEAFSHRLGKMLGDSSGKTNSFKDCLRKSVPNVLEDGEAAAYTSEEDSFSLCFPKHRTRKLQKMRLGKTRKNIFSEVGTDELSEEARRRAEETQPFALEIEPRDSDPLAPNVTQQKPSDSPSEERCQAPVQPPDSGWSQLALSGLTATQPGENPPLPISSCNQSSSEKDFTDMKKEGIGSFTSENSLPPISNFPEPEKMFSEKTLGGEEHGQGLEIQEDRIAGEQAESGTGQAACLFQSIGKSVFQMREPLDQSLGTVFSESAASSACTEEPRASAGGRGLCAVCCSEREDSLCSGSVDTGSWPTPLTNTSAAVKNSGLISTLKSKRRRFIYSVSDGASHQGKAVQAGGQAELTTPSAPFEASALEAPFTFTNADSGLSGSSVKGSCLQDDPEEPSSSLTHSFVTASDTESSYTNALMSQDLNGKATVVSGEKLRPCTALETDCLPCVPENQCEDDQKSPEVSEGKESVLVSACRPAAGAAGAAGAAAVQPSGISSALQEDPAGGRSSTSSLKGAPSLKVPLSQPVVVSGGRVSWDVPEKLRCENCKDGSDLSRHIPSGDNKICVLREHCKTPGLLPPGKHVTEASPPVKSQFSQNTNLAVINKDREETLFVAEVAVNISSELSPDSESSFAFQVTQESNKTALGRTVGLQGEDLSQSNGPDLKSAPTAADGDMGDEQTVRALITKASASSALVHACSQKSRNATEQRRKGTADKDVKLNSSLGVKSDGTDGDTDKWSGFLDPVLSHNFGGSFRTASNKEIKLSEHNIKKSKMFFKDIEEQYPTSLACVDINAAPLANQKRLSEPSTLDLQPVTAVSAHSQSRASGSGEDTHTSPQVLSSKQDFHSNHNLTPSQKAEITELSTILEESGSQFEFTQFRKPSHVAQNNTPEVPGNQMVAMQTASEEWEDIDLHLTGAPSSSSSSSFSSSVGQTDPSRKCGGSVGGRQSFPCLLKGSCNKSTSRFLTNVNEMACGGFQSARGTKLSVSSEALQKAVNLFRDIEDVSEETSAKADPRAFSSSARHDSVASPFKIKKQNSDKSFDGKTSKCQVTLQNNAEMTPGIFVDKNPENDAGNTKCADKSSPGSQRSVYKVERSEGRKSSTGGTVHEDDRDLPRAADDQCSKDPESCTQYVREASTQIKECVSDLTCLEAMKAEETCYIQSSDKEQLPPGKREQSIKDFNISFQTASGKNIRVSEESLNKSLNIFNQETEELIIFSDSLNSKFHCGKNKNKMDISCPKETTSIKKLPIFEERFPVGTVSQLPTLQQHPECELESIREPTPLGFHTASGKKVRITQESLDKVKNLFDETQYGRETTSFSHQGSKPLKDRENSKEGLALACERIEIPASKCEEMQEESSVSKEAVVLPTQSDHLCGQTAHLRTSDGTSSNAEAHGNTDSEAEQGPTTCCVSRSSHSAQDAVLACDTGHGGETGVTESSLAKGRKGLREGLGDKPEKRNAAGVECVKGHTEGRVGNALCEHPLDSIRNEVGTNRVSENRPSALFGDPSVCHSCPAHSSFCHCDNRRNDSGYFSKNSVDCDAQPDMKRAEDNATFPSVSATKEVGTHPHTVNEDICVQKRETDSSPCANKNAAIDWAPPDSRSCKLSPPVVVTAHSKETVKTVEDTLTDNCNKTFKQTTKSKPDSCQTSCPKALDNSEDFICSSSLDDDSPKTFVCTQNEQILQHKQSVCGLERAQIPPVNLGAWDRCKSVRELPWAACASGSCGVFSTASGKTVQVSNASLEKARQVFSKVDGGAEQPPSMGSLDHSGKRENSVVHPPEAVSSLPKPFPSNASSSVFSGFSTAGGKRVTVSESALHKVKGMLEEFDLIRTEHTLQHPPTSADVSKILPQPCVGKRTPEYPVNSKLQKTCNDTFSFPNNYEESASLGNTHSVEVSPQLSQFKQDTQSALGTRVSLKKAYLLEKDQTFPQNIKTETSQMGAFCGVPVSSTSAKEPENCFETEAVEIAKAFMEDDELTDSEPSHARFSLLTCPQNEALLSLRTRKRRGVEDGAVGQPPIKRSLLNEFDRIIENRRKSLKPSKSAPDGTVKDRRRITHHVSLEPVTCAPFCSSEERPGTQSVRFPAPAQGPLSKGQPSGRWALETSSSGAAVSLLPTHAVSATRDERTRCSATPRAAKVFVPPFKMKSQLHRGEHCNSKNMNSERKNQKSRDGESEDVRDSDVRQFNRGSFPQEATRPLTERAEEPLDLMMSLQNARDLQNMRIQEKGRHRLCPQPGSLYLTKSSTLPRISLQAAVGGRVPSACSHKQLYMYGVSKECININSKNAEYFQFDLQDYFGKEDLCAGKGVQLADGGWLIPSNDGKAGKEEFYRALCDTPGVDPKLLSSAWVSNHYRWIVWKLAAMEFAFPKEFANRCLNPERVLLQLKYRYDVEIDNSSRSALKKILERDDTAAKTLVLCVSDVLSPSTSVSEASASKTSGADPRSLDTIEVTDGWYAVKAQLDPPLVALVRSGRLAVGQKIITYGAELVGSPDACAPLEAPDSLRLKISANSTRPARWHSKLGFFRDPRPFPLPLSSLFCDGGSVGCVDVVVQRVYPLQWVEKTASGLYVFRTEREEEKEAVRFAGAQQKKLEALFTRVQAEFKDREEDRAQQRVPSRALTRQQVHALQDGAELYAAVQSAADPEHLEGCFSEEQLRTLNNHRQMLNDKKQAQIQSEFQKALEAAEQEEGLSRDVTPVWKLRVTSYEGEEKSSLLSIWRPSSDLQSLLTEGKRYRIYHLAVSKSRSKFERLSIQLTATKRTQYQQLPAASETLAQVYQPREPLHFSRLLEPAFRPPCSEVDLVGVVVSVVKTAGLAPVVCLSDESLNLVVVKFGADLNEDIQPRVLIAASNLQWRPESRSGVPALFAGDFSILSASPKEAYFQERVNRMKQAIENMDTFYKEAEQKLSHLLHGDSPQRSTPTKASAQAPSTCPPLELLATGGQFGRFSPNSEQSYLSPLSHCTPKEKSASLAQAAQMVSKSCDGDRESEDPKTCRKRRALDFLSRLPLPPPVSPICTFVSPAAQKAFQPPRSRGAKCATPREEREPRLPQRRALLQKASGASLLEHDSVADEELALLDTQALGPGSPEGSQQVFPGDSARTPVPQGQESPQPAQRPGQRAGPRSRKESVSGTAETAMTMVEN
- the Brca2 gene encoding breast cancer type 2 susceptibility protein isoform X3, whose translation is MTSLPSIGDYSVERMPIEYRRRPTFFEIFQARCRTADLGPISLNWFEELSSEAPPYNFEPPEEYEYKPHNYEPQLFKTPQRKTSYHQLASTPIIFKDQGQTLPLDQSPFRELGKIVASSKHKNHRRTKARMEPVGDVASPPLRSCLSESPLPLRCTQLVPPREKPVERGSLFSTPKIEEAQTPKPISESLGVEVDPDMSWSSSLATPPTLTSTVLIARDEEARGTVFPEDSPAQVLKSYFSNRNESLKKNDRSVPSDSQNKTQGEAFSHRLGKMLGDSSGKTNSFKDCLRKSVPNVLEDGEAAAYTSEEDSFSLCFPKHRTRKLQKMRLGKTRKNIFSEVGTDELSEEARRRAEETQPFALEIEPRDSDPLAPNVTQQKPSDSPSEERCQAPVQPPDSGWSQLALSGLTATQPGENPPLPISSCNQSSSEKDFTDMKKEGIGSFTSENSLPPISNFPEPEKMFSEKTLGGEEHGQGLEIQEDRIAGEQAESGTGQAACLFQSIGKSVFQMREPLDQSLGTVFSESAASSACTEEPRASAGGRGLCAVCCSEREDSLCSGSVDTGSWPTPLTNTSAAVKNSGLISTLKSKRRRFIYSVSDGASHQGKAVQAGGQAELTTPSAPFEASALEAPFTFTNADSGLSGSSVKGSCLQDDPEEPSSSLTHSFVTASDTESSYTNALMSQDLNGKATVVSGEKLRPCTALETDCLPCVPENQCEDDQKSPEVSEGKESVLVSACRPAAGAAGAAGAAAVQPSGISSALQEDPAGGRSSTSSLKGAPSLKVPLSQPVVVSGGRVSWDVPEKLRCENCKDGSDLSRHIPSGDNKICVLREHCKTPGLLPPGKHVTEASPPVKSQFSQNTNLAVINKDREETLFVAEVAVNISSELSPDSESSFAFQVTQESNKTALGRTVGLQGEDLSQSNGPDLKSAPTAADGDMGDEQTVRALITKASASSALVHACSQKSRNATEQRRKGTADKDVKLNSSLGVKSDGTDGDTDKWSGFLDPVLSHNFGGSFRTASNKEIKLSEHNIKKSKMFFKDIEEQYPTSLACVDINAAPLANQKRLSEPSTLDLQPVTAVSAHSQSRASGSGEDTHTSPQVLSSKQDFHSNHNLTPSQKAEITELSTILEESGSQFEFTQFRKPSHVAQNNTPEVPGNQMVAMQTASEEWEDIDLHLTGAPSSSSSSSFSSSVGQTDPSRKCGGSVGGRQSFPCLLKGSCNKSTSRFLTNVNEMACGGFQSARGTKLSVSSEALQKAVNLFRDIEDVSEETSAKADPRAFSSSARHDSVASPFKIKKQNSDKSFDGKTSKCQVTLQNNAEMTPGIFVDKNPENDAGNTKCADKSSPGSQRSVYKVERSEGRKSSTGGTVHEDDRDLPRAADDQCSKDPESCTQYVREASTQIKECVSDLTCLEAMKAEETCYIQSSDKEQLPPGKREQSIKDFNISFQTASGKNIRVSEESLNKSLNIFNQETEELIIFSDSLNSKFHCGKNKNKMDISCPKETTSIKKLPIFEERFPVGTVSQLPTLQQHPECELESIREPTPLGFHTASGKKVRITQESLDKVKNLFDETQYGRETTSFSHQGSKPLKDRENSKEGLALACERIEIPASKCEEMQEESSVSKEAVVLPTQSDHLCGQTAHLRTSDGTSSNAEAHGNTDSEAEQGPTTCCVSRSSHSAQDAVLACDTGHGGETGVTESSLAKGRKGLREGLGDKPEKRNAAGVECVKGHTEGRVGNALCEHPLDSIRNEVGTNRVSENRPSALFGDPSVCHSCPAHSSFCHCDNRRNDSGYFSKNSVDCDAQPDMKRAEDNATFPSVSATKEVGTHPHTVNEDICVQKRETDSSPCANKNAAIDWAPPDSRSCKLSPPVVVTAHSKETVKTVEDTLTDNCNKTFKQTTKSKPDSCQTSCPKALDNSEDFICSSSLDDDSPKTFVCTQNEQILQHKQSVCGLERAQIPPVNLGAWDRCKSVRELPWAACASGSCGVFSTASGKTVQVSNASLEKARQVFSKVDGGAEQPPSMGSLDHSGKRENSVVHPPEAVSSLPKPFPSNASSSVFSGFSTAGGKRVTVSESALHKVKGMLEEFDLIRTEHTLQHPPTSADVSKILPQPCVGKRTPEYPVNSKLQKTCNDTFSFPNNYEESASLGNTHSVEVSPQLSQFKQDTQSALGTRVSLKKAYLLEKDQTFPQNIKTETSQMGAFCGVPVSSTSAKEPENCFETEAVEIAKAFMEDDELTDSEPSHARFSLLTCPQNEALLSLRTRKRRGVEDGAVGQPPIKRSLLNEFDRIIENRRKSLKPSKSAPDGTVKDRRRITHHVSLEPVTCAPFCSSEERPGTQSVRFPAPAQGPLSKGQPSGRWALETSSSGAAVSLLPTHAVSATRDERTRCSATPRAAKVFVPPFKMKSQLHRGEHCNSKNMNSERKNQKSRDGESEDVRDSDVRQFNRGSFPQEATRPLTERAEEPLDLMMSLQNARDLQNMRIQEKGRHRLCPQPGSLYLTKSSTLPRISLQAAVGGRVPSACSHKQLYMYGVSKECININSKNAEYFQFDLQDYFGKEDLCAGKGVQLADGGWLIPSNDGKAGKEEFYRALCDTPGVDPKLLSSAWVSNHYRWIVWKLAAMEFAFPKEFANRCLNPERVLLQLKYRYDVEIDNSSRSALKKILERDDTAAKTLVLCVSDVLSPSTSVSEASASKTSGADPRSLDTIEVTDGWYAVKAQLDPPLVALVRSGRLAVGQKIITYGAELVGSPDACAPLEAPDSLRLKISANSTRPARWHSKLGFFRDPRPFPLPLSSLFCDGGSVGCVDVVVQRVYPLQWVEKTASGLYVFRTEREEEKEAVRFAGAQQKKLEALFTRVQAEFKDREDRAQQRVPSRALTRQQVHALQDGAELYAAVQSAADPEHLEGCFSEEQLRTLNNHRQMLNDKKQAQIQSEFQKALEAAEQEEGLSRDVTPVWKLRVTSYEGEEKSSLLSIWRPSSDLQSLLTEGKRYRIYHLAVSKSRSKFERLSIQLTATKRTQYQQLPAASETLAQVYQPREPLHFSRLLEPAFRPPCSEVDLVGVVVSVVKTAGLAPVVCLSDESLNLVVVKFGADLNEDIQPRVLIAASNLQWRPESRSGVPALFAGDFSILSASPKEAYFQERVNRMKQAIENMDTFYKEAEQKLSHLLHGDSPQRSTPTKASAQAPSTCPPLELLATGGQFGRFSPNSEQSYLSPLSHCTPKEKSASLAQAAQMVSKSCDGDRESEDPKTCRKRRALDFLSRLPLPPPVSPICTFVSPAAQKAFQPPRSRGAKCATPREEREPRLPQRRALLQKASGASLLEHDSVADEELALLDTQALGPGSPEGSQQVFPGDSARTPVPQGQESPQPAQRPGQRAGPRSRKESVSGTAETAMTMVEN